One genomic region from Jiangella sp. DSM 45060 encodes:
- the miaB gene encoding tRNA (N6-isopentenyl adenosine(37)-C2)-methylthiotransferase MiaB produces MNARTYEVRTYGCQMNVHDSERLAGLLEDAGYVRAGDGAAADVVVLNTCAVRENADNKLYGNLGHLASVKSARDGMQIAVGGCLAQKDRSEITRRAPWVDVVFGTHNVGSLPALLDRARVEQEAQVEIVEALETFPSDLPSRRESPYAAWVAISVGCNNTCTFCIVPALRGRERDRRPGDVLAEVQALVAEGVIEVTLLGQNVNAYGVEFGDRYAFGKLLRTVGAVDGLERVRFTSPHPRDFTDDVIAAMAETPTVMPQLHMPLQSGSDRVLRAMRRSYRQERYLGIVEKVRRAMPHAAITTDIIVGFPGETDADFEDTLHVVREARFASAFTFQYSKRPGTPAATMDDQVPPEVVRERYQRLAELVEEVAWAESLAFVSRDVEVLVAEGEGRKDGATHRLSGRARDNRLVHFSIPDGAASPRPGDMVTVQVSYAAPHHLVADGPTYELRRTRAGDAYERATTAPAAAAPGVLLGMPTVGAPAPLPVADTAPACGHA; encoded by the coding sequence ATGAACGCGCGCACGTACGAGGTACGCACCTACGGGTGCCAGATGAACGTCCACGACTCCGAGCGGCTGGCCGGGCTGCTGGAGGACGCGGGCTATGTCCGCGCGGGCGACGGTGCGGCGGCCGATGTCGTCGTGCTGAACACGTGCGCGGTCCGCGAGAACGCCGACAACAAGCTGTACGGCAACCTCGGCCACCTGGCGTCGGTCAAGTCCGCCCGCGACGGCATGCAGATCGCCGTCGGCGGGTGCCTGGCGCAGAAGGACCGCTCCGAGATCACCCGCCGTGCGCCGTGGGTCGACGTCGTGTTCGGCACCCACAACGTCGGCTCCCTCCCGGCCCTCCTCGACCGCGCGAGGGTCGAGCAGGAGGCGCAGGTCGAGATCGTCGAGGCGCTCGAGACGTTCCCGTCCGACCTCCCGTCGCGGCGCGAGAGTCCGTACGCGGCGTGGGTCGCCATCAGCGTGGGCTGCAACAACACCTGTACGTTCTGCATCGTCCCGGCGTTGCGCGGGCGCGAGCGCGACCGCCGGCCGGGCGACGTCCTGGCCGAGGTACAGGCGCTGGTCGCCGAGGGCGTCATCGAGGTCACGCTGCTCGGCCAGAACGTCAACGCGTACGGCGTCGAGTTCGGCGACCGGTACGCGTTCGGCAAGCTGCTGCGCACCGTCGGCGCCGTCGACGGGCTCGAGCGGGTCCGGTTCACCAGCCCGCACCCGCGCGACTTCACCGACGACGTCATCGCGGCGATGGCCGAGACGCCCACGGTGATGCCGCAGCTGCACATGCCGCTGCAGTCCGGGTCCGACCGCGTGCTGCGGGCCATGCGCCGTTCGTACCGGCAGGAGCGCTACCTCGGCATCGTCGAGAAGGTGCGCCGGGCCATGCCGCACGCGGCCATCACCACCGACATCATCGTCGGTTTCCCGGGCGAGACCGACGCCGACTTCGAGGACACCCTGCACGTGGTCCGCGAGGCCCGGTTCGCGTCGGCGTTCACGTTCCAGTACTCCAAGCGCCCCGGCACGCCGGCCGCCACCATGGACGACCAGGTACCGCCCGAGGTGGTGCGCGAGCGCTACCAGCGGCTGGCCGAGCTGGTGGAAGAAGTCGCCTGGGCCGAGTCCCTTGCGTTTGTCAGCCGCGACGTCGAGGTGCTGGTCGCCGAGGGCGAGGGCCGCAAGGACGGCGCCACGCACCGGCTGTCCGGCCGGGCCCGCGACAACCGCCTGGTGCACTTCTCCATCCCCGACGGCGCCGCCTCGCCGCGACCGGGCGACATGGTGACGGTGCAGGTCAGCTACGCCGCGCCGCACCACCTCGTCGCCGACGGGCCCACGTACGAGCTGCGCCGCACCCGCGCCGGCGACGCCTACGAGCGGGCCACGACGGCGCCGGCGGCGGCCGCGCCCGGCGTGCTGCTCGGCATGCCGACGGTGGGCGCCCCGGCCCCGCTGCCCGTCGCCGACACCGCGCCCGCCTGCGGCCACGCCTGA